A single window of Stigmatopora nigra isolate UIUO_SnigA chromosome 22, RoL_Snig_1.1, whole genome shotgun sequence DNA harbors:
- the LOC144215870 gene encoding leukocyte surface antigen CD53-like isoform X4 → MTHACLKCLKYTMCVANFLCFLSGVAVLGFGAYMMVNFKWAALTPSLDKLNLATMLLISGIIISFISFLGFLGALNENRCLLLTFFLLLFFLLLVELTAACLFLLYEKHISTWVEKDLNNGLENAKGNKSKEVYNEWDLVQETFDCCGVRNVSDWGSQVPNSCIDPQTKQNRLKGCLDKLQDWFDKHFLTTGISVIFLCMIEVLGMCFAMTLFCYISRSGLGYKL, encoded by the exons ATGACCCACGCGTGCCTCAAGTGTTTGAAGTACACCATGTGTGTCGCCAACTTCCTTTGTTTT TTATCTGGCGTGGCAGTGCTGGGCTTTGGCGCATATATGATGGTGAACTTCAAATGGGCCGCACTTACACCTTCCCTGGACAAGCTCAATTTAGCCACCATGTTGCTGATCAGTGGTATCATCATCTCGTTTATTTCCTTCCTGGGCTTCCTGGGAGCTCTGAATGAGAACCGCTGCCTTCTGCTGACG tttttcctgttgCTTTTCTTTTTGCTGCTGGTGGAATTGACTGCTGCATGCTTGTTTCTCCTCTACGAAAAACAT ATTTCTACTTGGGTGGAGAAGGATCTAAACAATGGTTTGGAGAATGCAAAAGGGAACAAATCAAAAGAGGTCTACAATGAATGGGATCTTGTACAGGAAACT TTTGATTGTTGTGGGGTGCGCAATGTGTCAGACTGGGGAAGTCAAGTGCCTAATTCTTGCATTGACCCACAGACCAAACAGAACAGATTAAAG GGTTGTTTAGACAAGCTGCAGGATTGGTTTGACAAACATTTTCTAACCACTGGGATCTCTGTTATTTTTCTCTGCATGATTGag GTCTTAGGGATGTGTTTTGCCATGACATTGTTCTGCTACATCAGCAGATCCGGACTGGGCTACAAGTTATAA
- the LOC144215870 gene encoding leukocyte surface antigen CD53-like isoform X3 → MKSHLKMTHACLKCLKYTMCVANFLCFLSGVAVLGFGAYMMVNFKWAALTPSLDKLNLATMLLISGIIISFISFLGFLGALNENRCLLLTFFLLLFFLLLVELTAACLFLLYEKHISTWVEKDLNNGLENAKGNKSKEVYNEWDLVQETFDCCGVRNVSDWGSQVPNSCIDPQTKQNRLKGCLDKLQDWFDKHFLTTGISVIFLCMIEVLGMCFAMTLFCYISRSGLGYKL, encoded by the exons ATGAAG AGCCATCTCAAGATGACCCACGCGTGCCTCAAGTGTTTGAAGTACACCATGTGTGTCGCCAACTTCCTTTGTTTT TTATCTGGCGTGGCAGTGCTGGGCTTTGGCGCATATATGATGGTGAACTTCAAATGGGCCGCACTTACACCTTCCCTGGACAAGCTCAATTTAGCCACCATGTTGCTGATCAGTGGTATCATCATCTCGTTTATTTCCTTCCTGGGCTTCCTGGGAGCTCTGAATGAGAACCGCTGCCTTCTGCTGACG tttttcctgttgCTTTTCTTTTTGCTGCTGGTGGAATTGACTGCTGCATGCTTGTTTCTCCTCTACGAAAAACAT ATTTCTACTTGGGTGGAGAAGGATCTAAACAATGGTTTGGAGAATGCAAAAGGGAACAAATCAAAAGAGGTCTACAATGAATGGGATCTTGTACAGGAAACT TTTGATTGTTGTGGGGTGCGCAATGTGTCAGACTGGGGAAGTCAAGTGCCTAATTCTTGCATTGACCCACAGACCAAACAGAACAGATTAAAG GGTTGTTTAGACAAGCTGCAGGATTGGTTTGACAAACATTTTCTAACCACTGGGATCTCTGTTATTTTTCTCTGCATGATTGag GTCTTAGGGATGTGTTTTGCCATGACATTGTTCTGCTACATCAGCAGATCCGGACTGGGCTACAAGTTATAA
- the LOC144215870 gene encoding leukocyte surface antigen CD53-like isoform X2: MCAQAMLRHREEGSSKENESHLKMTHACLKCLKYTMCVANFLCFLSGVAVLGFGAYMMVNFKWAALTPSLDKLNLATMLLISGIIISFISFLGFLGALNENRCLLLTFFLLLFFLLLVELTAACLFLLYEKHISTWVEKDLNNGLENAKGNKSKEVYNEWDLVQETFDCCGVRNVSDWGSQVPNSCIDPQTKQNRLKGCLDKLQDWFDKHFLTTGISVIFLCMIEVLGMCFAMTLFCYISRSGLGYKL, translated from the exons ATGTGTGCGCAGGCCATGCTGCGTCACAGGGAGGAGGGGAGCTCTAAAGAAAATGAG AGCCATCTCAAGATGACCCACGCGTGCCTCAAGTGTTTGAAGTACACCATGTGTGTCGCCAACTTCCTTTGTTTT TTATCTGGCGTGGCAGTGCTGGGCTTTGGCGCATATATGATGGTGAACTTCAAATGGGCCGCACTTACACCTTCCCTGGACAAGCTCAATTTAGCCACCATGTTGCTGATCAGTGGTATCATCATCTCGTTTATTTCCTTCCTGGGCTTCCTGGGAGCTCTGAATGAGAACCGCTGCCTTCTGCTGACG tttttcctgttgCTTTTCTTTTTGCTGCTGGTGGAATTGACTGCTGCATGCTTGTTTCTCCTCTACGAAAAACAT ATTTCTACTTGGGTGGAGAAGGATCTAAACAATGGTTTGGAGAATGCAAAAGGGAACAAATCAAAAGAGGTCTACAATGAATGGGATCTTGTACAGGAAACT TTTGATTGTTGTGGGGTGCGCAATGTGTCAGACTGGGGAAGTCAAGTGCCTAATTCTTGCATTGACCCACAGACCAAACAGAACAGATTAAAG GGTTGTTTAGACAAGCTGCAGGATTGGTTTGACAAACATTTTCTAACCACTGGGATCTCTGTTATTTTTCTCTGCATGATTGag GTCTTAGGGATGTGTTTTGCCATGACATTGTTCTGCTACATCAGCAGATCCGGACTGGGCTACAAGTTATAA
- the LOC144215870 gene encoding leukocyte surface antigen CD53-like isoform X1, which translates to MLNLRFSRVAEKQISIPFVIHCASISWKAENSSLQSHLKMTHACLKCLKYTMCVANFLCFLSGVAVLGFGAYMMVNFKWAALTPSLDKLNLATMLLISGIIISFISFLGFLGALNENRCLLLTFFLLLFFLLLVELTAACLFLLYEKHISTWVEKDLNNGLENAKGNKSKEVYNEWDLVQETFDCCGVRNVSDWGSQVPNSCIDPQTKQNRLKGCLDKLQDWFDKHFLTTGISVIFLCMIEVLGMCFAMTLFCYISRSGLGYKL; encoded by the exons ATGCTTAATCTCAGGTTCTCAAGAGTGGCAGAAAAACAAATCAGCATTCCCTTTGTCATCCATTGTGCAAGTATTAGTTGGAAAGCAGAAAATTCATCACTTCAG AGCCATCTCAAGATGACCCACGCGTGCCTCAAGTGTTTGAAGTACACCATGTGTGTCGCCAACTTCCTTTGTTTT TTATCTGGCGTGGCAGTGCTGGGCTTTGGCGCATATATGATGGTGAACTTCAAATGGGCCGCACTTACACCTTCCCTGGACAAGCTCAATTTAGCCACCATGTTGCTGATCAGTGGTATCATCATCTCGTTTATTTCCTTCCTGGGCTTCCTGGGAGCTCTGAATGAGAACCGCTGCCTTCTGCTGACG tttttcctgttgCTTTTCTTTTTGCTGCTGGTGGAATTGACTGCTGCATGCTTGTTTCTCCTCTACGAAAAACAT ATTTCTACTTGGGTGGAGAAGGATCTAAACAATGGTTTGGAGAATGCAAAAGGGAACAAATCAAAAGAGGTCTACAATGAATGGGATCTTGTACAGGAAACT TTTGATTGTTGTGGGGTGCGCAATGTGTCAGACTGGGGAAGTCAAGTGCCTAATTCTTGCATTGACCCACAGACCAAACAGAACAGATTAAAG GGTTGTTTAGACAAGCTGCAGGATTGGTTTGACAAACATTTTCTAACCACTGGGATCTCTGTTATTTTTCTCTGCATGATTGag GTCTTAGGGATGTGTTTTGCCATGACATTGTTCTGCTACATCAGCAGATCCGGACTGGGCTACAAGTTATAA